A region from the Azospirillaceae bacterium genome encodes:
- a CDS encoding TonB-dependent siderophore receptor gives MRGMEQGRRYRLKATVSGLALLATAMLAAGTAGAQQTTQQAAPAPAAAGQQTFTIPAQDLNAALLTFTSRAGLQVFYDVSLVKGLRSTALNGSYTPAQGLAQLLAGTGLAYRFTGPTTVSLEPAPQGAAAPGVLHLGAVRVEGQGDDTAAQSAYGPGVGYVATRSAAGTKTDTPLIETPQAISVVTRQQMDDQNVQSVAQALRYTSGMVPEQRGNNTDSLEYLYARGFQIEEYLNGLRLPGVAVAGYNITSFDAYTLDRVEVLHGPASVLYGQSSPGGLLNLGTKLPTADPLHEIMLQTGSYGRAQGAVDLSGKLNDSGTLLGRLAADAFTTGTQTQHVDEQRIAIAPSLTWKPDADTTLTILGNYQRDPKAGLYNSVPAAGTVLPGVHIPRDFDGGEPGFDGFSKTEMSLGYSLSHTFDNTWSVQQNFRYLTNEQTVRYVGVDGVAAGTNGTMLAREAYYNHGTVENATLDNHAQAKFATGPLTHTATFGVDWQQTEFDHVFFGGSAPKLSITDPQYGQAIPPLTAVYATSTHMNLTQTGLYGQDQVRFDKWAFLIGVREDFTDATTLALKTNTTTKTDADAFTWRTGLVYLFDSGFAPYVSYSTSFQPSTGTTYAGSAFKPTTGQQYEVGVKYQRPGSNSFVILAAFNLTQQNVATTDPLHTSFQVQTGEIRSRGVELEAHASLTEELQAIATYTYTDLDVTKSNTTNLNKVPAGIPENMASGWLAFDMPWLWSQGMQLSGGVRYIGETWGDTTNTFQVPSVTLVDLGVRYDLGQAFPQMAALQGLSLSATASNLFDRTYVSGCIASSFCTYGAGRLVLGNVKYRW, from the coding sequence ATGAGGGGCATGGAACAGGGTCGGCGGTATCGCCTGAAGGCGACGGTCAGCGGCCTGGCGCTGCTGGCCACCGCGATGCTGGCCGCTGGCACGGCCGGGGCGCAACAGACCACCCAGCAGGCGGCCCCCGCCCCAGCGGCGGCCGGCCAGCAGACCTTCACCATCCCGGCCCAGGACCTGAACGCCGCACTGCTGACCTTCACCAGCCGCGCCGGCCTGCAGGTGTTCTACGACGTCAGCCTGGTGAAGGGCCTCCGCAGCACGGCGCTGAACGGCTCCTACACCCCGGCGCAGGGCCTGGCCCAGCTGCTGGCCGGCACCGGCCTGGCCTATCGCTTCACCGGCCCCACCACCGTGTCGCTGGAGCCGGCCCCGCAAGGTGCCGCCGCCCCCGGCGTGCTGCACCTGGGTGCCGTGCGGGTGGAGGGCCAGGGCGACGACACGGCGGCGCAGAGCGCCTATGGCCCCGGCGTCGGCTACGTCGCCACGCGCAGTGCGGCCGGTACCAAGACCGACACGCCCCTGATCGAGACGCCGCAGGCCATCTCCGTCGTCACCCGCCAGCAGATGGACGACCAGAACGTCCAGAGCGTGGCGCAGGCCCTGCGCTACACCTCCGGCATGGTGCCGGAGCAGCGCGGCAACAACACCGACAGCCTGGAATACCTCTACGCCCGGGGATTCCAGATCGAGGAGTACCTGAACGGCCTGCGCCTGCCGGGCGTGGCCGTCGCCGGCTACAACATCACCAGCTTCGACGCCTATACCCTGGACCGGGTGGAAGTGCTGCACGGGCCGGCTTCCGTGCTCTACGGCCAGTCGTCGCCCGGCGGCCTGCTGAACCTGGGCACCAAGCTGCCGACGGCCGACCCGCTGCATGAGATCATGCTGCAGACCGGCAGCTACGGCCGCGCCCAGGGGGCGGTGGATCTGAGCGGCAAGCTGAACGACAGCGGCACCCTGCTGGGCCGCCTGGCGGCCGACGCCTTCACCACCGGTACCCAGACCCAGCATGTGGATGAGCAGCGCATCGCCATCGCCCCGTCGCTGACCTGGAAGCCGGACGCCGACACCACCCTGACCATCCTGGGCAATTACCAGCGCGACCCCAAGGCCGGCCTCTACAACTCCGTCCCCGCCGCCGGCACGGTGCTGCCCGGCGTCCACATCCCGCGCGACTTCGACGGTGGGGAGCCGGGCTTCGACGGCTTCTCCAAGACGGAGATGTCGCTGGGCTATTCCCTGTCGCACACCTTCGACAACACCTGGTCGGTGCAACAGAACTTCCGCTACCTCACCAACGAACAGACGGTGCGGTACGTGGGCGTGGACGGGGTGGCCGCCGGCACCAACGGCACCATGCTGGCGCGCGAGGCCTATTACAACCACGGCACGGTGGAGAACGCGACGCTGGACAACCACGCCCAGGCCAAGTTCGCCACCGGCCCCCTCACCCACACCGCCACCTTCGGCGTGGACTGGCAACAGACGGAATTCGACCACGTCTTCTTCGGCGGCTCGGCCCCCAAACTCAGCATCACCGATCCGCAATACGGCCAGGCCATCCCGCCGCTGACCGCCGTCTACGCCACCTCCACCCACATGAACCTGACCCAGACGGGCCTGTACGGCCAGGACCAGGTGCGGTTCGACAAGTGGGCCTTCCTGATCGGCGTGCGGGAGGATTTCACCGACGCCACCACCCTGGCCCTGAAGACCAATACCACCACCAAGACCGACGCCGACGCCTTCACCTGGCGCACCGGCCTAGTCTATCTGTTCGACAGCGGATTCGCCCCTTACGTCAGCTATTCCACCTCGTTCCAGCCCAGCACCGGCACCACCTATGCCGGGTCGGCCTTCAAGCCGACGACGGGGCAGCAGTATGAGGTGGGCGTGAAATACCAGCGGCCGGGTTCCAACAGCTTCGTCATCCTGGCGGCTTTCAACCTGACCCAGCAGAACGTGGCGACCACCGACCCGCTGCACACGTCCTTCCAGGTGCAGACGGGGGAGATCCGGTCGCGCGGTGTCGAGCTTGAGGCCCACGCCAGCCTGACGGAGGAGCTTCAGGCCATCGCGACATACACCTACACCGACCTGGACGTGACCAAGAGCAACACCACCAACCTGAACAAGGTGCCGGCGGGCATCCCGGAGAACATGGCGTCCGGTTGGCTAGCGTTCGACATGCCCTGGCTGTGGTCGCAGGGCATGCAGCTCAGCGGCGGCGTGCGTTATATCGGGGAGACGTGGGGCGACACCACCAACACCTTCCAGGTGCCGTCCGTCACCCTGGTGGATCTGGGCGTGCGTTATGATCTGGGCCAGGCCTTCCCCCAGATGGCGGCCTTGCAGGGCCTCTCCCTCTCCGCCACCGCCAGCAACCTGTTCGACCGCACCTACGTCTCGGGCTGCATCGCCAGCAGCTTCTGCACCTACGGCGCCGGCCGGCTGGTGCTGGGCAACGTCAAATACCGGTGGTGA
- a CDS encoding PepSY-associated TM helix domain-containing protein, which translates to MSPRSSLSSTAVRRWSAVHTWTSLACTLFLLLICVTGLPLVFWFEIADWLTPHTYARLPADTPPASLDRITDLARARYPGQVVMSVFTDDDEPQVYVWMAPGWDQVNTNPRVAHLLRFDARTAEVVEDQKPLATKEQTFLGLMLSLHRDLFMGLKGELFMGAMALLFLAAIISGIVLYGPYTRKLDFGTVRAGRSTRVRWLDLHNLLGVTTLAWALVVGATGVINELTTPMFATWQRTDVRAMVVASRTPSGAGQATSALTPTTGLSSIDAAYATAARTLPDMRVMSAIYPGSSQGTPDHYLVWTKGATPLTARLFSPMLIDARTGELTTVLSMPWYLRALEISRPLHFGDYGGLPLKALWALLDLVTIAVLGSGLYLWLARRRGTPATAAASPR; encoded by the coding sequence ATGTCCCCGCGTTCCAGCCTGTCGTCGACGGCGGTGCGGCGCTGGTCGGCGGTCCACACCTGGACCAGCCTGGCCTGCACCCTGTTCCTGCTGCTGATCTGCGTGACCGGCCTGCCCCTGGTGTTCTGGTTCGAGATCGCCGACTGGCTGACGCCGCACACCTATGCCCGGCTGCCGGCGGACACCCCGCCGGCCAGCCTGGACCGCATCACCGACCTGGCCCGGGCACGTTACCCGGGCCAGGTCGTCATGTCCGTCTTCACCGATGATGACGAACCCCAGGTCTATGTCTGGATGGCGCCCGGCTGGGACCAGGTGAACACCAACCCGAGGGTCGCCCACCTGCTGCGCTTCGACGCCCGCACGGCGGAGGTGGTGGAGGACCAGAAGCCCTTGGCCACCAAGGAGCAGACCTTCCTGGGCCTGATGCTCAGCCTGCATCGTGATCTCTTCATGGGGTTGAAGGGCGAACTGTTCATGGGCGCCATGGCCCTGCTGTTCCTGGCCGCCATCATCTCCGGCATCGTGCTCTACGGCCCCTACACCCGCAAACTGGACTTCGGCACGGTGCGCGCGGGACGCTCAACCCGCGTCCGCTGGCTGGACCTGCACAACCTGCTGGGCGTCACCACCCTGGCCTGGGCCCTGGTGGTGGGCGCCACCGGCGTGATCAACGAACTGACCACGCCGATGTTCGCCACCTGGCAGCGAACCGACGTGCGCGCCATGGTGGTGGCCTCCCGCACGCCATCCGGCGCCGGCCAGGCGACATCGGCCCTGACCCCAACCACGGGCCTCAGCTCCATCGACGCCGCCTACGCCACCGCCGCCCGCACCCTGCCCGACATGCGGGTGATGAGCGCCATCTACCCCGGCTCCAGCCAGGGCACGCCCGACCACTATCTGGTATGGACCAAGGGCGCGACGCCCCTGACCGCCCGGCTGTTCAGCCCGATGCTGATCGACGCCCGCACCGGCGAACTGACGACCGTGCTGTCCATGCCCTGGTACCTGCGGGCCCTGGAAATCTCCCGCCCCCTGCATTTCGGCGACTACGGCGGCCTGCCGCTGAAGGCCCTGTGGGCCCTCTTGGACCTGGTGACCATCGCCGTGCTGGGCAGCGGGCTTTACCTGTGGCTGGCCCGCCGCCGGGGCACGCCCGCGACGGCGGCCGCCTCACCCCGCTGA